In a genomic window of Spirosoma agri:
- a CDS encoding vanadium-dependent haloperoxidase → MKKALLVCLLLVRVGQAEASKPDLSKRLQPTLFAVTMVMIHDVVNPPAASRFYTYCLLGAHELVAQHQKTIVSPTAFARDFTKPAIETKEPYDYHIAALYCILEAGRLILPSGYMLEEEQKKLLDELKREKYSDPLIQQSVQVGQEVAKKVMAYAATDNYRNLSARTRYRPSKADGFWFPTPPGYIEAIEPHWRIIRPMLIDSCSQFKPAPPVAFSKDTTSAFYKLAYEVYSVGKNLTDNQRFIASYWDCNPFAINTSGHMSIGFKKISPGGHWMNITSIATSKAHLNFDKAVMIHSLVAMTLMDAFISCWDEKYRSSRIRPETVINRSISARWQPLLQTPPFPEYTSGHSVISTAVAEVLTYLIGDNFSFTDNTEVLFDLPERSFDSFRKAAAEAAISRLYGGIHYRDAIENGQTQGRAIGVFIVDKLKSKGVRSTL, encoded by the coding sequence ATGAAGAAGGCATTACTCGTTTGTCTGCTTCTGGTCCGGGTAGGGCAGGCCGAAGCTAGTAAGCCGGATTTGAGCAAGCGGCTCCAACCAACGCTCTTTGCGGTGACGATGGTGATGATTCACGATGTGGTCAATCCACCGGCGGCCAGTCGATTTTATACCTATTGCCTGTTGGGGGCGCACGAACTCGTTGCCCAGCATCAGAAAACAATTGTTTCGCCAACCGCTTTCGCCCGCGACTTTACTAAACCGGCCATAGAAACGAAGGAGCCGTATGATTACCACATAGCGGCTCTGTACTGCATTCTCGAAGCGGGTCGATTGATTCTGCCGTCGGGCTATATGCTCGAGGAGGAACAGAAAAAGTTGCTTGACGAGCTTAAGCGCGAAAAATACAGCGATCCGCTCATTCAGCAGTCGGTGCAGGTCGGGCAGGAGGTAGCCAAAAAAGTGATGGCTTATGCTGCAACGGACAACTACCGAAATCTGAGCGCCCGAACCCGCTATCGGCCCAGTAAAGCAGACGGGTTCTGGTTTCCAACGCCACCGGGCTACATTGAAGCTATTGAACCACACTGGCGCATCATTCGCCCGATGCTGATCGATTCCTGTAGCCAGTTCAAGCCCGCTCCCCCCGTTGCATTTAGTAAGGATACCACCAGCGCGTTTTACAAACTGGCCTATGAAGTCTATTCGGTGGGCAAGAATCTGACCGACAACCAGCGGTTCATTGCCTCTTACTGGGATTGCAACCCTTTCGCCATCAACACCTCCGGGCACATGTCGATTGGTTTCAAGAAGATAAGCCCCGGAGGACACTGGATGAACATAACAAGCATCGCCACCAGCAAAGCCCACCTGAATTTTGACAAAGCGGTGATGATTCATTCGCTGGTTGCCATGACGCTGATGGATGCCTTTATCAGCTGTTGGGACGAGAAATACCGAAGCAGCCGGATTCGGCCCGAAACAGTGATCAACCGGTCGATCAGTGCGCGCTGGCAACCGTTGTTGCAGACGCCCCCGTTCCCGGAGTACACGAGTGGGCACAGCGTTATTTCGACCGCCGTTGCCGAAGTGCTGACATATTTGATTGGCGACAATTTTTCATTTACTGACAACACCGAAGTACTTTTCGATCTGCCGGAGCGATCGTTTGATTCGTTCCGGAAAGCGGCTGCTGAAGCCGCTATCTCACGCTTATACGGAGGTATTCACTACCGGGATGCCATCGAGAATGGCCAGACCCAGGGAAGAGCCATTGGCGTGTTCATTGTCGATAAACTAAAAAGCAAAGGAGTTAGGTCAACTTTATAG
- a CDS encoding ROK family transcriptional regulator, with the protein MHDHIVFSVIDAKKNKLKRQIINELYRLESRTISQLASRLHTSIPSTTSLIDELSMTQWVQGIGTGTAQYGRKPSLFALDASRYVTVVVDINVHDTKLLVFNLANQVVHQLDVDLRLDKSPTLLRILAEPLEQLAQRIKADQLQVVGVGAVLPGLVNPWEAVNHTYPSVNSPEQPLDQLLQSIFDAPVYLINDTKATIFGEHRFGLAQNKKHVLSVNIDWGIGLGVITNGEILQGSAGFAGELGHIQMKTDGELCSCGKVGCLETLASASSLIRRARIGLDEGRVSLLTELDSSAIDIERIIGKANAGDAFSIDLLSDVGSALGKALSTAVHLFNPELIIVNGVLAKAEKSITRPIEQAIDKYCLPNYRDNLSIELSKLGEMAKFYGTQAYVVQKLLEHELVP; encoded by the coding sequence ATGCATGATCACATCGTCTTTTCCGTTATAGACGCGAAGAAAAACAAACTCAAACGACAGATTATTAACGAATTGTATCGGTTAGAGTCGCGTACTATTTCGCAGTTGGCCAGCCGGTTGCATACCAGCATACCATCGACAACATCGCTGATTGATGAATTGAGCATGACACAATGGGTGCAGGGCATTGGAACCGGAACCGCTCAATATGGCCGGAAACCATCGCTGTTTGCGCTGGATGCTAGCCGGTACGTTACCGTCGTCGTCGATATCAACGTTCACGACACCAAGCTGCTGGTTTTTAATCTGGCCAATCAGGTTGTTCACCAGCTCGATGTTGATCTGCGACTGGACAAATCGCCGACCTTATTGCGCATACTCGCGGAGCCGCTGGAACAGCTTGCCCAGCGGATCAAAGCCGACCAGCTGCAGGTGGTTGGCGTGGGCGCGGTGTTGCCCGGTCTGGTGAACCCGTGGGAAGCGGTCAATCACACGTATCCGAGTGTAAACAGTCCTGAACAGCCTCTGGATCAGCTGTTGCAATCAATATTCGATGCGCCGGTTTATCTGATCAACGATACCAAAGCCACCATTTTTGGCGAACACCGGTTTGGGCTGGCTCAGAACAAAAAACACGTGCTGTCCGTCAACATCGACTGGGGTATCGGGCTGGGTGTTATCACGAATGGGGAGATTTTGCAGGGGTCTGCCGGATTCGCGGGCGAATTGGGCCACATCCAGATGAAAACGGATGGTGAACTGTGCAGCTGCGGTAAAGTCGGGTGTCTGGAAACGCTGGCGTCGGCCTCTTCATTGATCCGACGGGCCAGGATCGGACTGGATGAGGGTCGGGTGTCGCTACTAACCGAACTCGATAGCAGTGCCATCGATATTGAGCGTATTATCGGTAAAGCGAATGCTGGCGACGCGTTCTCTATCGATCTGCTTAGCGACGTTGGCAGTGCACTGGGAAAGGCATTATCAACCGCCGTTCACCTGTTCAACCCCGAACTGATTATTGTCAACGGCGTTTTGGCAAAAGCCGAGAAGTCGATCACACGACCTATTGAACAAGCTATCGATAAATACTGTCTACCTAACTATCGGGATAATCTATCCATTGAACTATCTAAATTGGGCGAGATGGCTAAGTTCTATGGTACACAGGCTTACGTTGTTCAGAAATTACTGGAGCACGAGTTAGTGCCCTAG
- a CDS encoding gluconokinase has translation MNCLLGVDLGTTNVKILAVTPHDWKIIAQTSLPLKTLSPQPDFAEQDPEAVWQAVRQGLSEVVIGAKRQQATISGVSFSAGMHSVLAVDATGKPLTHAVLWSDNRAEPQATELHTDQASLGDAIYAHTGTPIHPMIPLCKLAWFRENQPDLLTQAARFISLKEYVWWKLTARYDIDYSMATATGLFEAEKRTWYQPALDFAGIRPEQLSEPQPTTLAVTYNPDQEGVAKTALPSGVMLYPGASDGCLANLGAGCIEPGITTITIGTSGAVRQTVSKPQRDPHGRLFCYYLDERNKTPYYVVGGPTNNGANVLQWLAEKLTQQETEAVLTEASTVSAGADDLLFLPYLHGERAPLWDASARGAYLNVDYRHTRAHFVRAALEGVMFNLLSIERLLAKQTGPTRKIYANGGFAQSTFWVQMMADIFGVPVRLNDSNESSAMGAILLISNVTTPLEKLADEVQFGQAFEPDAACHEHYQTVFDRWEAALQKR, from the coding sequence ATGAATTGTCTGCTCGGTGTGGATCTAGGCACCACCAACGTTAAAATCCTTGCCGTAACACCCCACGACTGGAAGATCATTGCGCAAACATCGTTGCCACTAAAAACGTTGTCTCCTCAACCCGATTTTGCAGAACAGGACCCCGAAGCCGTTTGGCAGGCCGTTCGGCAGGGATTGAGTGAAGTGGTGATCGGCGCAAAAAGACAACAGGCAACGATCTCCGGTGTAAGCTTCAGCGCCGGTATGCATAGTGTGCTGGCCGTTGACGCTACAGGAAAGCCATTGACCCATGCGGTGCTTTGGTCCGATAACCGGGCCGAACCGCAGGCGACTGAACTGCATACGGATCAGGCTTCGCTGGGTGATGCCATCTACGCGCATACGGGTACACCGATTCATCCGATGATTCCGCTCTGCAAACTGGCCTGGTTCCGGGAGAACCAACCCGATTTGCTAACACAGGCTGCCCGGTTTATCTCACTGAAAGAATACGTCTGGTGGAAACTGACCGCTCGCTACGATATTGACTACTCGATGGCTACGGCCACCGGATTGTTTGAGGCCGAAAAGCGAACCTGGTATCAGCCCGCACTCGATTTCGCCGGTATTCGACCCGAACAACTATCAGAACCGCAACCGACAACATTGGCCGTGACGTACAATCCCGATCAGGAGGGGGTCGCGAAAACCGCTCTACCATCGGGCGTGATGTTGTACCCCGGTGCATCGGATGGCTGTCTGGCCAATCTGGGAGCGGGTTGTATCGAACCCGGTATTACCACCATAACCATCGGCACAAGCGGAGCGGTGCGCCAGACCGTTAGTAAACCGCAGCGAGATCCGCATGGCCGACTGTTTTGTTATTACCTCGATGAGCGAAACAAAACACCGTACTACGTCGTCGGTGGACCGACGAACAACGGAGCTAATGTGTTGCAGTGGCTGGCCGAAAAGCTCACGCAACAAGAGACGGAAGCCGTATTGACCGAAGCGAGCACCGTATCAGCCGGTGCTGACGATCTATTGTTCCTGCCGTACCTGCACGGCGAACGGGCACCGCTCTGGGATGCGTCTGCGCGGGGCGCTTACCTGAACGTGGACTACCGACACACCCGAGCGCATTTTGTTCGGGCTGCGCTGGAAGGCGTCATGTTCAACCTGCTAAGCATCGAGCGGTTGCTGGCTAAACAGACTGGCCCCACGCGGAAAATCTACGCGAACGGCGGATTTGCTCAATCAACGTTCTGGGTTCAGATGATGGCCGATATATTTGGCGTTCCGGTTCGGCTCAACGACAGCAATGAAAGTAGCGCAATGGGAGCCATACTGTTGATTTCGAACGTAACGACGCCGTTGGAAAAGTTGGCCGACGAAGTGCAGTTCGGTCAGGCATTCGAGCCGGATGCAGCTTGTCACGAGCATTATCAGACCGTGTTTGACCGCTGGGAGGCCGCCTTACAAAAACGCTGA
- a CDS encoding glutamate-5-semialdehyde dehydrogenase: protein MTPITPLLQATQQASAVVRRLSSEQKTDLLNRLADVLAAHTAEIITENQKDLDRMPESDPKYDRLKLTEARIADLSTSLRAVAVLPDPAGTVIFERTIEQNLQLKKIAVPLGVVGVIYESRPNVTVDVASLCLRSGNACVLKGGKEADFSNRYLVDLIQRVLDDFQIPKAAVTLLPPDRAVVNELLTATRYVDIIIPRGSESLIQFVRKNSLVPTIETGAGVCHAYVEQTADLKKATAIVVNARVSRPSVCNSLDCILVDETVAEQFLPMLTADFKKWNVEVFADDEAYRIFENAGYENLQHARADDFGREFLDYKCAVKVVAGFDEALSHIQAYSSRHSEAILSQDQSIIDRFLFEVDAAAVYANASTRFTDGGVFGLGAEIGISTQKLHARGPFALEKLVTEKWIVVGDGQVRW, encoded by the coding sequence ATGACACCGATCACTCCACTCCTTCAGGCCACGCAACAGGCGTCCGCCGTTGTCAGACGGCTTAGTTCTGAGCAAAAAACGGACTTACTGAACCGGCTTGCCGATGTGTTGGCCGCGCACACAGCTGAGATCATCACCGAAAATCAGAAAGATCTGGATCGGATGCCGGAATCGGACCCAAAATACGACCGGCTTAAGTTAACGGAAGCCCGGATAGCCGATCTGTCCACAAGTCTGCGCGCGGTGGCGGTATTACCTGATCCGGCGGGAACCGTCATTTTTGAGCGCACGATTGAGCAAAACCTGCAACTCAAAAAAATCGCGGTGCCTTTGGGTGTTGTCGGCGTCATCTACGAATCCCGGCCCAACGTAACGGTCGATGTGGCATCGCTTTGTCTGCGTTCCGGCAATGCCTGTGTATTGAAAGGTGGCAAAGAAGCCGATTTTTCCAACCGCTATCTGGTTGACCTGATTCAGCGGGTTCTCGACGATTTTCAGATTCCCAAAGCTGCGGTAACATTGCTGCCTCCTGATCGGGCCGTTGTCAATGAGTTGCTGACGGCTACGCGCTACGTAGACATTATTATTCCACGCGGCTCCGAATCGCTCATACAGTTTGTGCGTAAGAATTCGCTGGTGCCCACTATCGAAACGGGCGCTGGCGTATGTCATGCGTACGTCGAACAAACGGCGGACCTGAAAAAAGCCACTGCCATTGTCGTCAATGCGCGCGTTTCCCGTCCGTCGGTTTGCAACTCGCTCGATTGCATTCTCGTCGACGAAACCGTTGCGGAGCAGTTTCTACCCATGCTGACGGCTGATTTCAAAAAATGGAACGTTGAGGTTTTTGCCGACGACGAAGCGTACCGGATTTTTGAGAACGCCGGGTATGAAAACCTCCAGCACGCCCGCGCTGACGATTTCGGACGTGAATTTCTGGATTACAAATGCGCAGTGAAAGTGGTTGCCGGATTCGATGAAGCGTTGTCTCACATTCAGGCGTATTCGTCGCGGCATTCCGAAGCAATTTTGTCACAGGATCAGTCAATTATCGACCGCTTTCTGTTCGAAGTCGATGCGGCTGCGGTTTACGCAAATGCCTCAACGCGCTTCACGGATGGGGGCGTTTTCGGACTGGGGGCCGAGATTGGTATTTCGACGCAGAAACTTCACGCCCGTGGCCCATTCGCGCTCGAAAAGCTGGTAACGGAAAAATGGATCGTTGTGGGCGATGGACAAGTGCGGTGGTAG
- the proB gene encoding glutamate 5-kinase, whose amino-acid sequence MSKPVLVLKFGTASITKSTGEPNEPVMVDIARQVAALHPHYKVVLVSSGAVGAGKAQIRDYRGDISQRKAAAAVGNLLLLNQYSRFFSIYGISIAQSLCERHHFASRDQFLQLKQTYEELWANDIIPIANENDVVSNRELKFSDNDELATLIAVGFGAEALMLCTSVGGLLDADGHIIRQVTRFDEQLFGVVRTEKSSLGLGGMASKLTFAKLATRMGIRVVIFGLNEPDSMRRALQGELGTEFSPQPTTLSARNRWLGSGSLAVGQIRVDAGAVRALQQRRSLLAVGVSALIGEFTVGEMVEIIDEQDETIAVARARISSAALSQQLNQQNVEVANANDIVLL is encoded by the coding sequence ATGTCAAAACCTGTTCTTGTCCTTAAATTCGGGACGGCATCCATTACAAAATCAACGGGCGAACCCAATGAACCCGTTATGGTGGACATTGCCCGGCAAGTGGCGGCTCTGCATCCACACTACAAAGTCGTTCTGGTATCGTCAGGCGCGGTAGGTGCCGGGAAAGCACAAATCCGGGATTACCGGGGCGACATCAGCCAGCGAAAAGCCGCTGCTGCCGTCGGTAATTTGCTGTTGTTGAATCAGTACTCCCGCTTCTTTTCCATTTACGGAATCTCGATTGCCCAAAGCCTTTGCGAACGTCATCATTTTGCCAGCCGCGATCAGTTTCTGCAACTGAAACAAACCTATGAGGAACTTTGGGCCAACGATATTATTCCCATTGCCAACGAAAACGACGTTGTTAGTAACCGCGAACTTAAGTTTTCGGACAACGACGAACTGGCTACGTTGATCGCCGTAGGTTTCGGAGCCGAAGCGCTCATGCTCTGCACGTCGGTCGGTGGATTGCTCGATGCCGACGGACACATCATTCGACAGGTAACCCGGTTCGATGAACAGCTGTTCGGCGTCGTCAGAACGGAGAAGTCGTCGCTGGGACTCGGTGGTATGGCCTCTAAACTGACCTTCGCCAAACTGGCAACCCGCATGGGCATTCGGGTCGTCATCTTTGGGCTCAACGAACCGGATAGTATGCGTCGGGCTTTACAGGGAGAACTGGGTACAGAATTCAGCCCGCAACCCACAACGCTGTCCGCACGAAATCGCTGGCTGGGCAGCGGCAGTCTTGCCGTGGGGCAGATACGGGTCGATGCGGGGGCGGTTCGGGCCTTGCAGCAACGTCGGAGTTTACTGGCCGTCGGCGTCAGCGCGCTGATTGGCGAGTTTACCGTTGGCGAAATGGTCGAAATCATTGACGAGCAGGACGAAACGATTGCCGTTGCCCGCGCCCGAATTTCGTCGGCTGCCCTGTCGCAGCAACTCAATCAACAGAACGTTGAGGTGGCAAATGCGAATGATATTGTACTTTTGTGA
- the aat gene encoding leucyl/phenylalanyl-tRNA--protein transferase: MNKLTADDLIYGYIHGIFPMADADGTLYWYAPDPRAVIPIDTYKPAHSLRPILNKKQFDVRINTDFEQVMRYCSLPRSETDSTWISEEIINAYTELHHMGLAHSVETYIDNRLVGGLYGVSLGTAFFGESMFHHVSNASKVAFHYLILTLRQQKFDLLDTQFINDNVKRYGAIEIPKSAYMKQLKAALRKKARFTEPVLAHLFNDQVEDSGTE; this comes from the coding sequence ATGAATAAGCTAACCGCCGACGACCTGATTTATGGGTACATTCACGGTATTTTTCCGATGGCCGACGCAGACGGTACACTGTACTGGTACGCCCCCGATCCGCGTGCGGTAATTCCCATTGACACCTACAAGCCAGCCCATTCCCTACGGCCCATTTTAAATAAAAAACAGTTTGACGTTCGTATAAATACTGATTTTGAGCAGGTTATGCGCTACTGTTCACTGCCCCGTTCCGAAACGGACAGCACCTGGATCTCGGAAGAAATTATTAACGCGTATACCGAATTACACCACATGGGGCTTGCCCATAGCGTCGAAACGTATATAGACAATCGTTTAGTTGGCGGCTTGTACGGCGTATCGCTGGGTACTGCCTTCTTCGGTGAGTCTATGTTTCATCACGTCAGCAACGCATCCAAGGTCGCCTTCCACTACCTGATTCTTACACTCCGGCAACAAAAATTCGACCTTCTCGACACCCAGTTTATCAATGATAATGTAAAACGATACGGTGCCATTGAAATTCCCAAGTCAGCCTACATGAAGCAACTTAAAGCAGCTTTGCGCAAAAAAGCCCGTTTTACAGAGCCCGTGTTAGCGCATTTGTTCAACGATCAGGTGGAAGATTCAGGCACCGAATGA
- a CDS encoding DUF6807 domain-containing protein produces MQKLLLALSLAAVFTRTQAQTNRIQLTHNEAKKQIEVSIEGKPFTAYIYPGPSVLKKPVLYPIRTAGGNFITRGWPLDPRPGERIDHPHHVGMWFNYGDVNGHDFWNNSTAIGPEHKGPFGTIVHTGVKSMKSGKDKAELVVTANWLDKDNKVMLQETTTFEFKGTADSRTIDRITTLKAADKDVLFKDNKEGMIALRMARQLEQPSTKPEVFTDAQGVATKVPVLDNAGVTGQYHSSEGVEGDAVWGTRGKWMNLTGTIDGEAVSVVLLDHPQNVGYPTYWHARGYGLFAANPLGPAVFTDGKSPALNYTLPAGKSVTFRYRLLIQSGNPTNASINEQVSTFTR; encoded by the coding sequence ATGCAAAAACTCCTTTTAGCCTTGTCCCTGGCTGCGGTATTCACACGAACGCAGGCGCAAACGAACCGAATCCAACTGACGCATAATGAAGCCAAGAAGCAGATAGAGGTGTCGATAGAGGGTAAGCCATTCACGGCTTATATCTATCCGGGTCCAAGCGTTCTGAAAAAACCGGTTCTGTACCCAATCCGAACGGCGGGTGGCAACTTCATTACACGGGGATGGCCATTGGACCCGCGTCCCGGCGAACGGATCGACCACCCGCACCACGTAGGGATGTGGTTCAATTATGGCGACGTGAATGGACACGACTTCTGGAATAATTCTACCGCCATCGGGCCGGAACACAAAGGTCCGTTTGGGACGATCGTGCACACGGGCGTCAAATCAATGAAAAGTGGCAAGGACAAGGCGGAGTTAGTCGTTACAGCCAACTGGCTTGATAAAGACAACAAGGTAATGCTTCAGGAAACGACAACGTTCGAATTCAAAGGTACCGCCGATAGTCGGACCATTGATCGGATCACCACGCTGAAAGCAGCTGATAAAGATGTACTGTTCAAGGATAACAAAGAAGGTATGATCGCACTTCGGATGGCCCGCCAACTCGAACAGCCATCGACCAAACCCGAAGTTTTTACCGACGCGCAGGGAGTAGCGACTAAGGTGCCCGTCCTCGATAATGCGGGCGTAACGGGACAGTATCACAGCAGTGAAGGCGTTGAAGGGGATGCCGTCTGGGGAACCCGTGGTAAATGGATGAACCTGACCGGAACCATCGACGGAGAGGCTGTCTCGGTTGTCTTGTTAGACCATCCTCAGAATGTTGGCTACCCAACCTACTGGCATGCGAGAGGCTATGGTTTATTTGCAGCCAATCCATTGGGGCCAGCCGTTTTTACGGACGGAAAATCACCTGCACTGAACTACACGCTCCCCGCCGGAAAGTCGGTTACATTCCGCTATCGATTGCTGATTCAGTCAGGGAATCCAACTAACGCATCTATAAACGAGCAAGTGTCGACATTTACTCGGTAA
- a CDS encoding 4Fe-4S binding protein, which translates to MLQRLGLVLFVIGFLSWLFTLTLSEYRLTNASIDNAVKSEHRAIIHERTAFMKDKLYANNWLFIRDFRGAIDTYNAAMNAEKNWKAVIYDNYTFDVAKNASLGILTTGSVWLFFWLSFGVAILGGLLYSLAGSNRLPGVRNDNKFRNPATNRGWIGIAVGFFLIGFYIALYFYPEYLTNWVLLVDPISRALNAGPASRWFLYGFLYTLVILVMGVRMLINYRHSRYQQLRTVSVMFFQVAFAFLIPEIMQRLNQPYQDLKNIWPLDYTFFFDYKLNEKMQAGSLGIFMLVWGIALALVAVPVMTYFFGKRWYCSWVCGCGGLAETLGDPYRQLSDKSLKAWKFERVIVHGVLVFAVGMTVLVLYTYFTGQSTILGFLDSYSIRSTYGLYVGSIFAGVVGTGFYPLMGNRVWCRFGCPLAAYLGIVQRFKSRFRVTTNGGQCISCGNCSAYCEMGIDVRAYAQRGQDIVRSSCVGCGICSAVCPRGVLNLEVGPISSRKV; encoded by the coding sequence ATGCTGCAACGACTTGGCCTCGTTTTGTTTGTTATTGGATTTCTCAGCTGGCTATTCACCCTGACGCTAAGTGAATATCGGCTTACCAATGCCAGTATTGATAACGCTGTAAAATCCGAACATAGAGCGATCATACACGAACGAACGGCGTTTATGAAGGACAAATTGTATGCAAACAATTGGCTGTTCATTCGTGATTTTCGGGGGGCGATCGACACGTACAATGCAGCCATGAACGCCGAAAAAAACTGGAAGGCTGTTATCTACGACAACTATACGTTCGATGTAGCGAAGAACGCATCCCTTGGTATACTGACGACGGGTTCTGTTTGGCTCTTTTTCTGGTTGAGCTTTGGGGTAGCTATATTGGGAGGTTTGCTTTACTCACTAGCGGGGAGCAACCGATTACCCGGCGTTCGAAATGACAACAAGTTCCGAAACCCGGCCACCAACCGGGGTTGGATTGGCATTGCCGTTGGTTTCTTTCTGATCGGGTTTTATATTGCACTTTATTTTTATCCGGAATACCTGACCAACTGGGTCTTATTAGTCGATCCGATCAGTCGCGCGCTCAATGCCGGACCGGCGAGCCGCTGGTTTCTGTACGGATTTCTCTACACACTGGTTATCTTGGTTATGGGCGTTCGGATGCTGATCAACTATCGGCACAGTCGTTACCAGCAACTCCGCACCGTATCGGTCATGTTTTTTCAGGTTGCGTTTGCCTTTTTGATTCCCGAAATTATGCAGCGGCTAAACCAACCGTATCAGGATCTGAAAAATATCTGGCCGCTTGACTACACGTTTTTCTTCGATTATAAGCTGAACGAAAAAATGCAGGCGGGTTCGCTCGGCATCTTTATGCTGGTATGGGGCATCGCACTGGCGCTGGTTGCTGTACCGGTCATGACCTATTTTTTTGGCAAGCGGTGGTATTGCTCGTGGGTGTGTGGCTGCGGAGGACTGGCTGAAACACTGGGCGACCCGTACCGGCAGTTGTCGGACAAGAGCCTGAAAGCCTGGAAATTCGAGCGCGTCATCGTTCACGGGGTTCTGGTCTTCGCGGTGGGAATGACCGTGTTGGTGCTTTACACGTATTTTACCGGACAATCGACCATACTGGGCTTTCTGGATAGTTACAGCATCCGTTCAACCTACGGTTTGTACGTAGGGTCTATTTTTGCGGGTGTTGTTGGCACTGGCTTTTATCCGCTGATGGGCAACCGCGTCTGGTGTCGGTTTGGGTGTCCACTGGCGGCTTACTTAGGAATAGTACAGCGATTTAAGTCACGGTTCCGGGTCACAACGAATGGCGGTCAGTGTATTTCCTGTGGCAACTGTTCGGCCTACTGCGAAATGGGTATCGACGTTCGGGCCTATGCCCAGCGTGGTCAGGACATTGTTCGGTCGTCGTGCGTTGGTTGCGGCATTTGTTCGGCGGTTTGCCCGCGTGGTGTTCTTAATCTCGAAGTTGGCCCTATATCGTCGCGGAAGGTTTGA
- a CDS encoding type 1 glutamine amidotransferase domain-containing protein produces MDPIYKALFVCTSHTDYPTKPYKTGLWLSEATHFYDELDDRKLPYDIASPSGGPVPIDERSVDRRDTVNEKWYNDPTFRHKLEHSTRLDEIDPASYQILYLTGGHGAMWDFPDNQTLQTIVRYIYENGGLVAAVGHGVSGLLNVRLSDGSLLLDNRQVAGFSTMEEKLVRLDEEVPFLLEDALKQKKALYGKGFIPFLPYIEVDERLVTGQNPLSARKVGRKVMEEMYEK; encoded by the coding sequence ATGGACCCTATTTATAAAGCCCTGTTTGTTTGTACGAGCCATACAGACTATCCCACTAAGCCGTATAAAACCGGACTCTGGTTGAGCGAAGCCACTCATTTCTATGACGAGCTCGATGATCGCAAGCTACCTTACGATATAGCCAGTCCGTCTGGCGGACCAGTACCCATCGACGAACGAAGCGTTGACCGACGCGACACGGTGAACGAAAAGTGGTATAATGACCCTACATTCAGACACAAGCTCGAACACTCGACACGGCTGGATGAGATCGATCCGGCTAGCTACCAGATTTTATATTTGACGGGTGGACACGGTGCCATGTGGGACTTCCCCGATAACCAGACACTCCAAACGATTGTCCGGTATATTTACGAAAATGGCGGGCTGGTCGCTGCCGTTGGTCATGGGGTGAGCGGCTTATTGAACGTCCGGCTTTCCGATGGTTCGCTACTCCTCGATAATCGGCAGGTCGCGGGCTTCTCAACGATGGAGGAGAAGCTGGTCAGGCTTGATGAAGAAGTGCCGTTTTTACTCGAAGATGCGCTGAAACAGAAAAAAGCGCTATACGGCAAGGGATTCATTCCGTTCCTGCCCTACATTGAGGTTGATGAACGGCTTGTAACGGGGCAGAATCCGCTATCGGCCAGAAAAGTTGGCCGGAAGGTCATGGAGGAGATGTACGAAAAATAG
- the rfbC gene encoding dTDP-4-dehydrorhamnose 3,5-epimerase encodes MQVRETAISGLIELIPRVFEDERGHFFESYNKTLFTSLGLPMEFVQDNQSFSVKGVLRGLHMQNAPFAQGKLVRVITGQVLDVAVDLRPDSPTFGQYETFLLDAKLANMAYIPEGFGHGFVALADSVFSYKCTNVYNKAAESGIIWNDPDLNIDWGITNPIVSEKDIELKTLREVFPDVVV; translated from the coding sequence ATGCAAGTTCGCGAAACGGCTATTAGCGGCCTCATTGAACTGATCCCTCGCGTGTTTGAAGACGAACGTGGCCATTTCTTCGAGTCTTACAACAAGACACTTTTTACGTCGCTTGGTTTGCCGATGGAGTTTGTCCAGGATAACCAGTCCTTTTCGGTGAAAGGTGTCCTACGCGGCTTGCACATGCAAAACGCCCCATTCGCCCAGGGGAAGCTTGTCCGCGTTATTACGGGTCAGGTACTCGACGTAGCCGTCGATCTGCGCCCTGACTCACCTACATTCGGGCAATATGAAACGTTTCTGCTGGATGCCAAACTGGCTAATATGGCCTACATTCCGGAAGGATTTGGGCATGGATTTGTCGCGCTGGCTGATAGTGTTTTCAGCTATAAGTGCACGAACGTATACAACAAAGCTGCTGAATCCGGAATCATTTGGAACGACCCTGACCTGAACATCGACTGGGGTATTACTAATCCAATCGTTTCGGAAAAAGATATTGAGTTGAAAACTCTCCGCGAGGTTTTCCCGGATGTTGTCGTTTAA